Proteins encoded in a region of the Halioglobus maricola genome:
- a CDS encoding TonB-dependent receptor, with protein MIKTIHRNSNGASQPPKPKARRGHKPGFTLGLMAIGLLNAGGVATVSAQSSGATLEEVMVTAQRREQSVLDVPIAISAFSGNFLNETGIKDSMELEMVTPGLTYGRQLNGAVPFIRGVGTQTTAAGQDSSVASYIDDVYVSSSVGSVMRLANIERVEVLKGPQGTLFGRNATGGLMHLITKTPDHETQGTAELSYGNFDTLEARFYGTTGLSDNIAVDLSVLYHDQDEGWGENIPTGNDVNQGKETNIRNKWLITPGDNTDIVVSLSYADIESSFGTSMRLDEGALGVDGQLVFGGLLAQGVDPATAAGIAASQATTAPDDYWDLTADIDPEANIEQTGISINIRHQFDDIELVSITAYNDITADQSFAQDGTPFPNLLPVLLDQFTETWTQEFRISSATDNMDWIAGVYILDEEAGYDPTIVGGEFIALGSGGLLTSTQDNNQQDTFSWAVFAQADYSFTERTTLTLGLRYTEDEREISGTSSGFQGDTPLLVAQLDDEETWDEITWRIALSYDFSDDTMSYISYNRGFKSGVFDMNVLDPIGGSDNPVEPEILDAYEVGIKSEFMESRMRLSASAFYYEYDDLQVLVSVPGGTQLFNAAEATMYGAELELNALVTDNLTINAGLSYLDTEYDKFPEGPTLTPTGFGGNIQSTADLQGNELPRSPEYTFNLSAIYDVTTSIGRINASAHYYHSDSFYWESENRTEQDSYDLLNAQLTWYSNDETYYVGAYGNNLADEEYGTFGISSELGDFLSPGSPRTYGVRLGINF; from the coding sequence ATGATAAAAACTATACATCGCAACAGTAATGGTGCGTCCCAACCGCCAAAACCCAAAGCCCGCCGCGGCCACAAGCCCGGATTCACGCTGGGACTAATGGCTATTGGCCTGCTCAATGCAGGCGGTGTCGCCACTGTTTCCGCACAGAGTTCTGGTGCAACGCTCGAGGAAGTCATGGTGACGGCACAGCGACGGGAACAGTCCGTGCTTGATGTTCCAATCGCGATATCTGCTTTCAGCGGAAATTTCCTCAACGAGACGGGTATCAAAGACAGCATGGAACTGGAGATGGTAACGCCAGGACTAACCTACGGACGACAACTGAACGGTGCAGTCCCATTTATTCGCGGGGTCGGCACTCAAACTACCGCTGCTGGTCAGGATTCAAGCGTTGCCTCGTATATCGATGACGTGTATGTCTCCTCCAGCGTCGGCTCTGTGATGCGACTAGCCAATATAGAGCGGGTCGAAGTCCTGAAGGGCCCACAGGGCACCCTGTTTGGACGCAACGCCACAGGTGGCCTGATGCACCTGATCACCAAGACGCCAGATCACGAAACCCAGGGAACCGCGGAACTGTCTTACGGCAACTTTGACACGCTTGAGGCCAGGTTCTACGGAACAACAGGACTTTCAGACAATATCGCCGTCGACCTGTCGGTGCTCTACCACGATCAGGACGAAGGTTGGGGCGAAAACATTCCCACCGGGAACGACGTCAATCAAGGCAAAGAAACCAACATCAGGAACAAGTGGTTGATCACCCCTGGAGACAACACTGACATCGTTGTCTCCCTGAGCTACGCCGACATAGAGAGTTCATTCGGCACCAGTATGCGACTGGATGAAGGTGCGCTCGGCGTTGATGGTCAACTGGTCTTCGGGGGCCTGCTTGCGCAGGGCGTCGACCCAGCCACCGCGGCTGGTATAGCAGCCTCACAGGCCACAACCGCACCGGATGACTACTGGGACCTGACCGCCGATATCGATCCGGAGGCAAATATCGAGCAGACTGGAATCTCTATAAATATCAGACATCAATTCGATGACATTGAATTGGTCAGTATCACCGCTTACAACGACATTACAGCCGATCAGTCCTTCGCCCAGGACGGTACGCCGTTCCCCAATCTGCTACCCGTTCTGCTGGATCAGTTCACAGAAACCTGGACGCAGGAGTTCCGTATTTCCTCCGCGACAGACAATATGGACTGGATTGCTGGCGTCTACATACTTGATGAAGAAGCAGGCTATGATCCGACGATCGTGGGGGGAGAGTTTATTGCTTTAGGATCTGGCGGCTTACTCACCTCAACACAGGACAACAACCAACAAGACACGTTCTCCTGGGCCGTGTTTGCACAGGCTGACTACAGCTTTACAGAAAGGACCACATTGACCCTTGGCCTGCGTTACACCGAGGACGAGCGTGAAATTTCAGGTACTTCTTCAGGGTTCCAGGGGGATACTCCCCTGCTCGTAGCTCAACTCGATGACGAAGAGACCTGGGATGAGATCACCTGGCGTATCGCGCTGTCATACGATTTCAGCGATGACACTATGTCTTATATCTCATACAACCGCGGTTTCAAGAGCGGTGTTTTCGACATGAACGTGCTCGACCCGATTGGCGGGTCAGATAATCCTGTGGAGCCGGAAATTCTGGATGCCTACGAAGTCGGCATAAAGTCTGAATTTATGGAGAGCCGCATGCGACTGAGCGCATCTGCGTTCTACTATGAGTATGATGATCTGCAGGTATTAGTCTCTGTACCAGGCGGCACCCAGTTGTTCAACGCGGCAGAAGCGACAATGTATGGTGCAGAACTGGAGCTGAATGCTCTGGTAACTGACAACCTGACCATCAATGCGGGCTTGTCCTACCTGGACACCGAGTACGACAAGTTTCCAGAAGGGCCTACCTTAACACCGACTGGTTTCGGCGGTAATATTCAGTCAACGGCAGACCTGCAAGGTAACGAGCTTCCACGCTCACCCGAGTATACTTTCAATCTGAGTGCCATCTACGATGTGACAACCAGCATCGGGCGCATCAATGCCAGCGCACATTACTATCATAGCGATAGCTTCTACTGGGAGTCCGAAAACAGAACTGAACAGGACTCCTATGATCTACTTAACGCGCAGCTCACCTGGTATAGCAACGACGAAACTTACTACGTGGGTGCCTATGGCAACAACCTGGCTGATGAGGAATACGGTACCTTTGGTATTTCAAGTGAGTTAGGCGATTTTCTTAGCCCAGGATCGCCGCGTACCTATGGTGTGCGTTTAGGTATTAATTTTTAA
- a CDS encoding nitroreductase family protein: MELVSSSPCLIITLVNKERQAPDHLNNMHALLSAGAAMQNMRLTARELGIVVHEQSQLYDVPASRQELKRVLGLPENIKVVGAMRVGYRPARKSGSKVLSFVKSSVRRPLSKIAHRNGYGNYWD; the protein is encoded by the coding sequence ATGGAACTTGTCAGTTCCTCTCCGTGCCTGATCATCACGCTGGTAAATAAGGAAAGACAGGCACCCGATCATCTGAACAATATGCACGCCCTGCTCAGCGCAGGGGCTGCGATGCAAAATATGAGGCTCACTGCCCGGGAACTGGGCATTGTAGTCCATGAGCAATCGCAGCTGTACGATGTACCGGCATCGCGGCAGGAATTGAAGAGAGTCCTGGGTTTGCCTGAAAACATCAAGGTAGTTGGGGCTATGCGAGTAGGATACAGGCCCGCCCGTAAGTCTGGTTCCAAGGTATTGTCTTTCGTGAAATCCAGCGTCCGGCGTCCTTTATCAAAGATCGCCCACCGCAATGGCTATGGCAACTATTGGGATTGA
- a CDS encoding EthD domain-containing protein, with translation MIKCLFMLYRAPHLSREEFVEYWQNKHAPLALEHAASMKMKRYVQNHRVDHVVAESSRQSRGCVMGDFDGVAEACWNSFDEMLAGGGDTPEEVARAILEDEAQFVDLQRSIIWFAEEKPILSES, from the coding sequence ATGATCAAATGTTTGTTTATGCTGTACCGGGCTCCACACCTTAGCAGAGAAGAATTTGTGGAGTATTGGCAGAACAAGCACGCTCCGCTCGCTCTGGAACATGCCGCCAGTATGAAGATGAAACGGTATGTGCAGAACCACAGGGTCGATCATGTGGTCGCAGAATCGAGCCGGCAAAGTCGCGGTTGCGTTATGGGCGACTTCGATGGTGTCGCCGAAGCCTGCTGGAACAGCTTTGATGAAATGCTTGCCGGCGGCGGTGACACACCGGAAGAGGTCGCCAGGGCGATACTTGAAGATGAAGCACAGTTCGTAGATTTGCAGCGCTCGATAATCTGGTTCGCCGAAGAAAAGCCCATTTTAAGCGAGAGTTAG
- a CDS encoding SDR family NAD(P)-dependent oxidoreductase: MKRLENKVAIVTGGASGIGAAIAEAMANEGARVCVADLSLEACDQVAAKVGNNACGCALDVTDQASIDAAVAFVEQQFGQIDILVNSAGVFGMQPIIEITAEEFDRIVGINTRGLLFMTQAVIKSMLVANNGGSIINIVSGAGRKASPGAAVYSLSKAAAISLTQCATQEYAQQNIRVNAIAPGTTETPMWNHVREQFQGMYGVSPDDAITAATPAARLGTPADFVGAAVYLASDESSFMLGQTMSIDGGYFIG; the protein is encoded by the coding sequence ATGAAACGACTGGAAAACAAAGTAGCCATAGTCACCGGCGGTGCTAGCGGGATCGGCGCTGCCATAGCAGAAGCCATGGCGAATGAAGGCGCCCGGGTGTGCGTGGCCGATCTGTCGTTGGAAGCCTGCGACCAGGTGGCGGCAAAGGTTGGCAATAACGCGTGTGGCTGTGCCCTGGATGTGACCGATCAGGCCTCTATCGATGCAGCAGTAGCGTTTGTTGAACAGCAGTTTGGTCAAATCGACATCCTGGTAAACAGTGCCGGGGTATTTGGAATGCAGCCGATAATTGAGATAACAGCAGAGGAATTTGATCGTATTGTGGGTATTAACACTCGCGGCCTGCTCTTCATGACCCAGGCTGTGATCAAGTCCATGCTGGTGGCCAATAATGGCGGTTCGATTATTAATATCGTCTCGGGCGCTGGTCGCAAGGCGTCGCCGGGAGCTGCGGTCTATTCCCTTAGCAAGGCTGCAGCCATTAGTCTGACTCAGTGCGCAACCCAGGAATATGCGCAACAAAATATTCGAGTAAATGCGATAGCACCCGGCACCACCGAGACACCGATGTGGAATCACGTGCGAGAGCAGTTCCAGGGGATGTATGGCGTTAGTCCCGATGATGCAATCACAGCGGCCACTCCAGCTGCGCGGCTTGGCACTCCCGCCGATTTTGTGGGCGCCGCTGTTTATCTGGCTTCTGATGAATCCTCGTTCATGTTGGGCCAGACCATGAGTATCGATGGGGGATACTTTATAGGTTGA
- a CDS encoding 2Fe-2S iron-sulfur cluster-binding protein: MPKLVFENIDGSEQIVEAPVGHSVMLCAVEANVEAILADCGGACSCATCHCYVEGGVFPDPDPIESQMLGLVEDLKPESRLSCQLDVTDEMDGLRIKLPASQG; encoded by the coding sequence ATGCCAAAATTGGTATTTGAAAACATCGATGGAAGTGAACAAATTGTAGAGGCGCCAGTGGGGCATAGTGTCATGCTCTGTGCAGTTGAGGCCAATGTGGAGGCGATTCTTGCTGACTGCGGCGGTGCCTGTAGTTGTGCCACTTGTCACTGCTATGTTGAGGGCGGTGTATTTCCCGACCCGGACCCTATCGAGTCGCAAATGTTGGGCCTGGTCGAAGACCTGAAGCCCGAGAGTAGACTCAGTTGTCAATTGGACGTAACCGATGAAATGGATGGGTTGCGCATAAAACTGCCAGCCAGCCAGGGTTAA
- a CDS encoding nuclear transport factor 2 family protein, translating into MSQQLMQTWLKLLAEKKFDEYPSLLSSDVVMQFPYAPSPLPREVRGLDSCMEVLQGFLGMFDSWEWGNLDIKECKEEGHVFATASSKAITSTGASYSNIYVLGAEFSEGNLVGYSEYFDPLPAMALMEQLGQ; encoded by the coding sequence ATGTCTCAACAGCTTATGCAGACTTGGTTAAAACTGTTGGCAGAGAAAAAATTTGATGAATACCCCTCTCTGCTCTCAAGTGACGTGGTGATGCAATTTCCATACGCACCTTCGCCGCTTCCTCGCGAAGTGCGCGGACTGGATTCATGCATGGAGGTGCTACAGGGCTTCCTGGGTATGTTCGATTCCTGGGAGTGGGGTAATCTCGACATTAAGGAATGTAAGGAGGAGGGGCATGTGTTTGCTACTGCCAGCTCCAAAGCGATTACCTCTACGGGCGCGAGCTATAGCAATATCTACGTATTAGGAGCGGAGTTCTCTGAAGGTAACCTGGTTGGCTATTCAGAGTATTTTGATCCGCTGCCCGCCATGGCGCTGATGGAACAATTAGGACAGTAA
- a CDS encoding nuclear transport factor 2 family protein — MTDANATGDFSDREWSDEPQAVFGSDPKLVQEIYELEKNVEAMFNKEFLNNPGEIVRRHYSKNIDVSFVDILSPGQYFGKDVLNWWEWIGSQFVGDLWLRNMRIYARENTGFVYMNQVYQGDHGGEKFLWVMRQTDVVEKQDGEWRIMHTHLSFAGDPVELDPASWKLDFEYKPRPLPWDAAEKGEGYGETPVEFEKHD; from the coding sequence ATGACAGACGCTAATGCAACAGGTGATTTTTCAGACCGCGAATGGAGCGACGAGCCCCAAGCGGTTTTCGGTTCAGACCCAAAACTCGTGCAGGAAATCTACGAGCTGGAGAAAAACGTTGAGGCGATGTTCAACAAGGAATTCCTGAACAACCCGGGTGAGATCGTACGTCGCCACTACAGCAAAAATATCGATGTAAGTTTTGTCGATATCCTGTCTCCGGGGCAGTATTTCGGCAAGGATGTGCTCAACTGGTGGGAGTGGATAGGCTCACAGTTCGTCGGTGACCTTTGGCTTCGCAACATGCGAATCTATGCCAGAGAAAATACTGGTTTTGTCTATATGAACCAGGTTTACCAGGGTGACCACGGTGGTGAGAAGTTCCTCTGGGTGATGCGCCAGACCGATGTCGTTGAAAAACAGGATGGTGAGTGGCGTATTATGCATACACACCTTTCGTTTGCCGGTGACCCGGTAGAACTGGACCCAGCCAGTTGGAAGCTGGACTTCGAGTACAAGCCACGGCCGCTGCCCTGGGATGCAGCCGAAAAGGGTGAAGGTTATGGAGAGACTCCAGTAGAATTCGAGAAACACGACTGA
- a CDS encoding nuclear transport factor 2 family protein yields MESINQAKLQGLLDKQDIEEQLMRYARAIDRQDPALLRTVYWPDAYDDHLLYEGDVDGLVEWAFGFTDNMPTHHFVGNRLIELQSETEAFSEAYYVAWHDMPPEPGSTQRMNLALRGRYLDTFEKRGDEWRIKRRILALDAYTLAPGTSDWEAGHFAKITTRGGPRPDDPLYTEHPNTTNN; encoded by the coding sequence ATGGAGTCTATCAATCAAGCAAAACTCCAGGGCTTGCTGGACAAGCAGGACATCGAAGAGCAACTGATGCGTTACGCCCGGGCTATCGACCGACAGGATCCGGCGTTGTTGAGGACCGTCTACTGGCCCGACGCCTACGACGACCACCTGTTGTATGAGGGCGACGTGGATGGCCTGGTCGAGTGGGCCTTTGGTTTTACTGACAACATGCCTACGCATCACTTTGTAGGCAATCGTTTGATCGAGTTGCAGTCTGAAACAGAGGCGTTCTCAGAGGCATATTACGTCGCCTGGCACGATATGCCGCCTGAACCGGGCTCAACGCAACGTATGAATCTCGCACTGAGAGGCCGCTATCTTGACACCTTCGAAAAGCGCGGTGATGAGTGGCGCATCAAGCGGCGTATTCTCGCTCTGGATGCCTACACCCTGGCGCCCGGCACATCGGACTGGGAAGCTGGTCATTTTGCGAAGATTACGACTCGTGGCGGCCCCAGGCCAGATGACCCGCTCTACACAGAACACCCGAACACAACAAATAATTGA
- a CDS encoding cytochrome P450: protein MTGKCPFSLEEEFEKFSSYSMTPDEAHDLIERARTECPVPYSRELGGFHVFMNYEDVRNGLLDFQTYASGPSVLRPYSEDMPVFPPSSFDPPEHGPWRKIFTGGVNVRTPGRIEPLVRADTIELIESFVEKGECDLHLDLAELIPMKAIFHVLGLEPELHDTLRKMNVELLAAVGEPEKFMELWVPFAEFGWKAVEKKKADPQDDYLSVLADADIDGRPLTPEEVGACVISLLTAGHGTTTAALTNLFYEVLRRPELKQRLIDNPEDIPLAVDEGLRLHHPFLGLYRMATKDVEVHGKTIKKGESVYMAWEAANRDPAVTENPLDFNIDRSGFQSLAWGLGKHSCVGRMTALMEQRVVMEELLARVPDIELTAPEKVKWDFHGAETQGFLELPARFTARPRRDS from the coding sequence ATGACCGGAAAATGCCCATTTTCTCTCGAGGAAGAATTCGAGAAGTTTTCAAGCTATAGCATGACGCCAGACGAGGCTCATGACCTGATTGAGCGAGCCCGTACAGAGTGTCCGGTGCCGTATTCCAGGGAGCTCGGGGGCTTCCACGTCTTCATGAATTATGAAGATGTTCGCAATGGTCTGCTCGACTTTCAAACCTACGCTTCTGGTCCCTCGGTACTTCGACCCTACAGTGAAGACATGCCGGTGTTTCCGCCAAGCTCTTTTGATCCTCCCGAGCACGGTCCCTGGCGCAAGATATTTACCGGTGGGGTAAATGTCCGTACGCCGGGTCGAATCGAGCCGCTGGTTCGCGCCGATACCATCGAGCTGATCGAAAGCTTTGTTGAAAAGGGCGAGTGCGATCTTCACCTCGATCTGGCTGAGCTCATACCCATGAAGGCTATTTTTCACGTTCTGGGCCTAGAACCGGAGCTTCACGATACTCTGCGTAAAATGAACGTTGAACTTCTGGCGGCCGTTGGCGAGCCGGAAAAATTCATGGAACTATGGGTACCCTTTGCCGAGTTCGGCTGGAAGGCGGTGGAGAAGAAGAAAGCAGATCCGCAGGATGACTACCTGTCGGTACTTGCCGACGCAGATATTGACGGTCGACCTCTTACGCCAGAAGAGGTGGGGGCTTGTGTCATCTCTCTACTGACAGCGGGTCACGGTACCACCACCGCTGCCTTGACTAATCTGTTCTATGAGGTGTTGCGGCGTCCTGAATTGAAGCAGCGCCTAATTGACAACCCTGAGGATATACCACTCGCAGTAGATGAGGGACTTCGCCTGCACCACCCATTCCTCGGTCTTTACAGGATGGCCACCAAGGACGTTGAAGTTCACGGCAAAACTATCAAGAAAGGTGAATCTGTCTATATGGCGTGGGAAGCGGCTAACCGTGACCCGGCTGTCACCGAAAACCCGCTCGACTTCAATATAGACAGGTCTGGTTTCCAAAGCCTGGCTTGGGGGTTGGGCAAGCATTCCTGCGTCGGCCGCATGACGGCCCTGATGGAACAGCGGGTGGTAATGGAAGAACTGCTCGCTCGCGTGCCAGACATCGAGTTGACGGCGCCAGAGAAGGTGAAGTGGGATTTCCATGGTGCCGAGACTCAGGGCTTCCTGGAGCTGCCGGCACGGTTTACGGCGCGTCCACGCCGGGATAGTTGA
- a CDS encoding wax ester/triacylglycerol synthase family O-acyltransferase produces the protein MHIKQLSGTNHIWFAIDTKNTPMHVMMVSIYDPSTVESGKIALDSVKRYMSSMVSGLPLCQKLQPSPIKPDFPFWVEDRNFNIDNHVQQVSFRGSSTKRNMMNLFERIAEQPLDQARPLWQMTLVTGLGRIPGLPKDAFALVSKLHHSQFDGTSGMKLQARLHSASPDFAWSPAGTSREPGRDVPGKMLLQAIGNRYRWTNMSTRVAASMMPGLVKGAAKRILSRSKVKEGPEVPRTRFSNSIQTNERVYDSITWPLAEIKSIKNKVEGATVNDATLAIFAGAVRKYMEHHGELPETSLVIAMPRSEHKESNTESSGNQASAMRAAIGSDIVDPLDRLRFIRDNTRQAKEKATSRSGSPLDVVDVVPTYTLGKVFKAINYFKLVEKIPVPFSGMVLTNVPGPRVPLYFMGAKMLSNYGLGFLIDGMGLLCTVTSYCDELYLGVQSTPELLPDIEFFFECVADSYGECINA, from the coding sequence ATGCATATTAAACAGCTAAGCGGCACTAACCACATCTGGTTTGCGATCGATACGAAGAACACACCGATGCATGTGATGATGGTGAGTATCTACGATCCATCTACAGTTGAGTCAGGGAAGATTGCCCTCGACAGTGTCAAACGCTATATGTCGAGCATGGTCTCAGGTCTCCCCCTGTGCCAGAAACTACAGCCGTCGCCAATAAAGCCCGACTTCCCGTTCTGGGTAGAAGACCGGAACTTTAATATTGACAATCACGTGCAGCAGGTCAGCTTCAGGGGTAGTTCGACCAAGCGCAACATGATGAACCTGTTTGAGCGCATTGCTGAACAGCCGCTGGACCAGGCAAGGCCCTTATGGCAGATGACACTGGTCACGGGTCTGGGTCGCATCCCGGGACTCCCAAAGGACGCGTTTGCGCTGGTCTCCAAGCTACATCACAGCCAGTTCGACGGTACGTCTGGAATGAAGTTGCAGGCGAGGTTGCACAGTGCCAGTCCGGATTTTGCTTGGAGTCCAGCGGGAACCTCGCGGGAGCCAGGAAGGGATGTCCCTGGAAAAATGCTGTTGCAGGCAATCGGTAACCGATACCGGTGGACGAATATGTCTACCCGGGTTGCGGCAAGCATGATGCCAGGTCTGGTCAAGGGCGCAGCGAAAAGAATACTCTCTCGCTCAAAGGTGAAGGAAGGTCCGGAAGTTCCCAGGACGAGGTTTTCCAACAGCATCCAGACTAACGAGCGGGTCTATGATTCCATTACCTGGCCCTTGGCGGAGATCAAGTCCATCAAGAACAAGGTTGAAGGCGCCACGGTGAATGATGCCACGCTGGCGATTTTCGCAGGGGCTGTGAGGAAATACATGGAGCATCATGGGGAACTACCTGAAACTTCTTTGGTTATCGCGATGCCGAGATCGGAGCATAAGGAAAGCAATACTGAAAGCTCAGGAAACCAGGCTTCAGCTATGCGCGCAGCCATAGGCAGCGATATCGTCGACCCGCTGGACAGGCTCCGATTTATCCGGGACAACACCAGACAGGCGAAGGAGAAAGCTACATCGCGATCCGGAAGCCCATTGGACGTCGTCGATGTGGTCCCGACTTATACCTTGGGCAAGGTGTTCAAGGCGATCAATTATTTCAAGCTGGTTGAAAAAATACCAGTTCCATTCAGTGGGATGGTTTTGACCAATGTACCAGGGCCGCGGGTACCGCTCTACTTTATGGGTGCAAAGATGTTGAGCAACTATGGCCTGGGTTTCCTGATAGATGGCATGGGGCTACTGTGCACTGTAACGAGCTACTGTGACGAGTTGTACCTGGGCGTTCAATCTACGCCGGAATTGCTGCCTGATATTGAATTCTTTTTCGAATGTGTTGCTGACTCCTATGGTGAGTGCATCAATGCGTGA
- a CDS encoding acyl-CoA dehydrogenase family protein has protein sequence MTASANTKIARRALSFSAEGEAKAIRAAKALRPLLQKNAQIHHQIGEMTEEVVDAITNAGLHNLAVPSRWDGERLSSVALARVSAEIARGCPSTAWSVSITNSCAWMASQMKDSMQEAVFANGTPMLTSPQNGFGTLEVVEGGYLLTGRWSYGSNSHHAEYALLTGILEETQPVQCLVSINDVTRLDTWDVVGMRGSGSDTLVADKVFVPLEYACKMAAVVSAEGFSYEMEASDYWVVFPLLRAKALGVLVGTVEGLLDAVAAGANKPVVYTNYTARQDSGAFRAYIGEAATKIRTARTMMDSVNDVNDQSALKARHLSVDEAQHIRAEVALVIKLLSEASTTLMDLAGSSGFSESNMAQRYWLDFNVGSRHVVFNPYISFEAYGDHVLGRELSVLDELAV, from the coding sequence ATGACTGCAAGCGCAAACACGAAAATAGCACGAAGGGCCCTTTCCTTCAGTGCGGAGGGGGAGGCAAAAGCGATTCGCGCGGCGAAAGCGCTCCGGCCTCTGTTGCAAAAAAATGCCCAGATACATCACCAGATTGGTGAGATGACAGAAGAGGTTGTAGATGCCATCACCAACGCGGGTCTGCACAATCTTGCTGTACCGTCTCGCTGGGATGGGGAGCGACTTTCTTCGGTTGCACTAGCACGTGTTTCGGCTGAAATTGCCCGCGGTTGCCCTTCGACGGCCTGGAGTGTTTCGATAACGAATTCCTGTGCGTGGATGGCTTCCCAGATGAAAGATTCCATGCAGGAGGCAGTTTTTGCCAACGGTACACCCATGCTCACCAGCCCCCAGAATGGATTTGGCACTTTGGAAGTGGTGGAAGGTGGGTATCTTCTCACCGGCCGATGGTCTTATGGCTCCAATTCTCATCATGCTGAGTACGCGTTATTAACTGGCATACTTGAAGAGACCCAACCGGTTCAATGTCTGGTGTCTATCAATGATGTAACGCGTCTTGATACCTGGGACGTTGTAGGCATGCGTGGCTCCGGGTCAGACACCCTGGTAGCTGACAAGGTATTCGTACCTTTGGAATATGCTTGTAAGATGGCCGCTGTTGTTAGTGCAGAGGGCTTCAGCTACGAGATGGAAGCGTCCGATTACTGGGTGGTGTTTCCTCTGCTGCGCGCCAAGGCGCTTGGCGTTCTTGTCGGCACCGTAGAAGGTTTATTGGATGCAGTCGCGGCTGGAGCCAACAAACCTGTGGTCTATACGAATTACACCGCAAGGCAGGATTCCGGCGCATTCAGGGCGTATATCGGTGAGGCCGCAACCAAGATTCGCACCGCCAGAACGATGATGGACAGTGTTAATGATGTAAACGATCAATCTGCGCTGAAGGCTCGTCATCTCTCGGTTGACGAGGCGCAACACATCAGGGCCGAAGTCGCGCTGGTGATAAAGCTTTTATCCGAGGCGTCCACGACCTTGATGGACCTGGCGGGTTCCTCCGGTTTCAGCGAATCAAACATGGCTCAGCGCTACTGGCTCGATTTCAACGTGGGCTCCAGGCATGTGGTGTTCAACCCCTACATCAGCTTCGAAGCCTATGGTGACCATGTGTTGGGCAGAGAGCTCTCTGTCCTGGACGAGCTCGCAGTCTAG
- a CDS encoding NUDIX hydrolase, with product MMMQRYCYECGGPLSLSYPEGDERPRETCRRCGWINYVNPKVQVAMVATHQDRILWMQRAEEPRKGYWSLPGGFMEVDESPREAAVREAKEETGIELDPESTELYVVGNIRSINEVHLLFRAECNSHFTNPGPEAQDAQWFTEENAPWQKLAYGIAEEGLRRFYRDMRTNDFGIYYAEIISDELYLTNYHRSLDTISSKYNL from the coding sequence ATGATGATGCAGCGCTATTGCTACGAGTGCGGTGGCCCACTTTCTCTTTCCTACCCTGAAGGCGATGAACGTCCACGAGAAACGTGTCGACGCTGCGGTTGGATAAACTATGTAAACCCAAAAGTGCAGGTAGCCATGGTCGCTACGCATCAAGACAGAATCCTGTGGATGCAACGTGCGGAGGAACCCAGGAAAGGTTACTGGTCTCTCCCCGGTGGTTTTATGGAAGTTGATGAGTCGCCACGCGAAGCGGCTGTTCGTGAAGCCAAGGAGGAAACCGGGATCGAGTTGGATCCTGAGTCCACAGAATTATACGTAGTCGGTAACATCCGATCGATCAATGAAGTACACCTATTGTTTCGTGCGGAGTGTAACTCTCACTTTACCAACCCTGGCCCGGAAGCCCAGGATGCCCAGTGGTTCACGGAGGAAAACGCTCCATGGCAAAAGCTCGCTTACGGAATAGCAGAGGAAGGGCTACGACGTTTTTACCGGGATATGCGGACAAACGATTTCGGTATCTATTACGCAGAAATTATCAGCGATGAACTTTATTTAACCAACTACCACAGGTCCCTTGATACGATTAGCTCGAAATACAATTTATAA